GCGTCTTGATGACGAACGATCCCGGCGCTGCGCTGTCCCTGCTTTGCTTGGGCACCGGTCTTGGGCTTCCTGCCCAAGCCGTTCACTGCTTCGCAGTTCACCCGGCGCGATCTGGTATGTCATTTTCCGGCAATCGCCTAAGGGTCCACCAGGATTATTCTGATTGATTTTTTTGTTGTAGTATTAGGCGGTATTCTGCGGATTCCATGCGCACTTCCGGCACAGCCATGATGAAAGTTGTGATCGGTTTGCCAAACAGGCGGGGCGTTTAAGGATAACGTGACCATCGGAAACGCAATGGGATTTCTGTTGGGTTTAACGTTGACATCAAGGAGCACAATGGTGCAGAAGAGCAGCAACACGGTATGGCACGACGCTTCCGTATCTCGAGAGATGAGGGAGCGTCAGAACGGTCACAAGGCCGTTATTCTATGGTTCACGGGTCTGTCGGGGGCGGGTAAATCGACCCTGGCCCACGCCGTGGAAGAGCGGTTACACAATTTGCATTCTCGCACGATCGTACTCGACGGCGACAATGTCCGCCATGGGCTGTGCGGCGACCTGACCTTCTCGGAAGATGACCGCAAGGAGAACATCCGTCGCATCGGGGAAATGGTGAAGCTGTTTCTGGATGCCGGCGTCATCTCGCTGACGGCATTCATCTCCCCGTTCCGCGCCGATCGCCAGCGCGTCAGGGACCTCGCGCCGGAAGGGGACTTCATCGAGATCTATTGCCACGCGTCGCTCGATGTCTGCGAGTCCCGGGACGTCAAGGGTCTGTACAAGAAGGCGCGTGCCGGTGAGATCAAGGATTTCACCGGAATTTCCTCGCCCTACGAGATTCCCGAGAACGCGGAGATCGTGGTGGACACCGGCAGCGAGCCGCTCGAGGAATGCGTCGACCAGGTCATCGAATACCTGCAGCTCCGCGGTGACCTGCCGAAGCTCAGGGGACATGGCGTTCGCATGAAGGTCGCGTAGCCCGCCGATTCAATCCATCGCCCTTTCATGGCAGCCGGTCGCGTGTTCAGCGCGGCCGGTCCAGCCATACGTCCAGTCCCTGGGCATTCAGTTCAAGATCCATCCCATAGACCGATAATGCCCGTTCCGGGTTCGTCGCACTGTCGCAGTCTCGCAGTTCAGATACCAGGTAGTCCTTCAAGTCGTTCAGAATCCGCTGATGGCGGTCGTGAGCCTCCCGTGCCGATCGCGCAATTTCAGCGTGATCGCCGATTCGGCGTCGCAGGTCTTCTACGAGCCTTCCCACCTCTTCTACCCTGCCAAAGTGGGTGAGGTACATGCGCTCAGCCGGAAACGTCAGGAAGCGGTCGAGTGTCCGGTCCCATGCGGTGGGGTCGAACTGAACGGGTGTGGTGGTGGGGAAAACAAAGGCGGTCTCGCCACCCTCGACCTCGGGGTAACTCAGACCGAAGGTGTCGCCGGTGAAGAATCCCCGGGAACGCTCGTCGTATACGCTGTAGTGGTGGCGTGCGTGCCCCGGGGTATCCAGGATCCGCAGTCCGCGGCCGTTGAGATCGAGAACCATTCCGTCTTCGGCAACCGTGATCCGGTCCTCCGGCACGGGCGTCAGCATGCCGAAGAGCCGTTCGAACTCCGATTCGCCATAGACCGCTGTGGCGCTCTCGATCAATCGGGTGGGATCGACCAGGTGCCTGACCCCTCGCGGATGGACCACGATGCTTGCGTTGGCGAAGGTCCCGGCCAGAATGCCTGAACCGCCGGCATGGTCGAGGTGGACGTGGGTAGGCATGACATAGTCGACGGACTCGGGAGAGACCCCGTGGTGTTCGAGCGAGTGCAGCACGTTTGGGGTGCTGTTGGCGGTTCCCGTGTCGATGACCGCGGCGCGACCGCCCTCGATGACGAGATAGACGGCGGCCAGACCGGGACGCTGATAGCCACTGTCGACGCAGACCACGCCATGGTCGAGATCAATAAATAGCGGTCTCACGCAACGCCTTCTTTCGTCATCGCCAGGGCTTGCAGTCGGGTGAACCACCCCCGTTCCTTGCCTCCTCGGGGGACTCTATCCAGCAGTGTCTTCAAGCCGTCTCCCGTTCGGAGGTCGTCCGTTTGCCAGCGGCGCGGAAATCTTCCACGCGACGGGTGTCAGCACTGCTCCCAGGGCAATCCGCGGAAGCGCCAGCCTCCCGAGGTGCCGCGGTGGTGGTGCTCGTCCAGATCACCCTCGAAACCCTCTTCCACATGGTACACATTCGTCAACTTGTCCGAGAACAGCGCCTTGCCCGCCTCCTTCGAGCGTTTGCCACTCCTGCAGATCAGGATGATCGGGGCGCAACCCTCGTCCACATCGCAGACGGCCCCACCGAGAAGTAGTTTTCGCACCTCGGCGACGAAATGGGGATTCACCATCCATTCCGGTTCGTCGATCCAGGGGATGTGGACGGCCCCGACCGGGTGACCCACGAACAGGAATTCCATCGACGAGCGGATGTCGATCATCAGTGTGCGGGGGTCATCCTGCATCATCTGCCAGGCCTGCTGCGGTGTCAGGGCCTTCAACGGGGAATCAGTCATGTCGGTGTCTCTTGCGGATGCCGCGGATCCGGATCTCTCGGTGCCTGCCATTCAACGGGCGTGGTGCGCTGGTATTGCCTCCAATAATAGATCAATTCCGGGTGTCGGTGCCGCTTGGCACGTGGTCTGCGCCTCACAGTCACCCGGCGCCTTTCTGGCATGTGGTCCGGGAGGCAAGGCGGTGCGTTAGGACGGCTGCGGATTGTGTTATCGTCGCGACCGAAGTATCTACTGAATCAAGCATTTTTGGAGCATCGTATGTCGCCGAACAGCTATCTGCATGTCAAACGCCCACAGGAAGGAGAGCAGATCACGGTCTACGCCGATCAGTCACTGAGCATCCCCGATACCCCGATCATTCCGTACATCGAGGGCGACGGGATCGGCAGTGACATCACTCCGGTCATGCGGAACGTTGTCGACGCGGCGGTGACGGCGGCCTATGGGGGCGGACGCAGCATCATGTGGATGGAGGTCTATGCCGGAGAAAAGGCCGTCGAGGTCTACGGCCCCGACGAATGGTTGCCGGAGGAAACGCTGGAGGCCATGCAGGAGTTCGTCGTGTCCATCAAGGGTCCCCTGACCACGCCGGTCGGGGGTGGCATGCGATCGCTGAATGTGTCGATTCGCCAGGTGATGGACCTCTACGCCTGCGTTCGACCCATTCACTATTTCCCGGGTACCCCGACACCACTGAAGGACGCGTCGAACACCGAGATGGTGATCTTTCGCGAGAATACCGAAGACATCTACGCCGGTATTGAATGGCCGGCGGAATCGGACGGGGCCCGCAAGGTCATCGATTTCCTGCAGGGGGAGATGGGGGTCACGCAGATCCGCTTTCCGGACACCTCAGGAATCGGTGTGAAGCCGGTATCCCGCGACGGCACGCGCCGCCTGGTCCACAAGGCGCTGACCTATGCGATCGATAACGATCGCGATTCGGTCACGCTCGTGCACAAGGGAAACATCATGAAGTACACCGAGGGCGCCTTTCGTAGCTGGGGATACGAACTCGCCCGCGAGTCGTTCGGGGCCGAGGTGATCGATGGGGGGCCATGGTGTCGGATGAAGAATCCGAAGACCGGTAAGGAGGTCGTCATCAAGGACATGATCGCGGACAATTTCCTGCAGCAGATCCTGCTGAAGCCGGAACTCTATGACGTGATCGCCACCATGAATCTCAACGGCGACTACCTGTCCGACGCGCTGGCCGCCCAGGTCGGCGGGATCGGGATGGCGCCGGGTGCGAACATGGCCGACAGCGTCGCAGTCTTCGAAGCCACGCACGGAACGGCACCGAAATACACGGGGCAGAACCGGGTCAATCCGGGCTCGATTATCCTTTCCGCCGAGATGATGCTCCGTTACATGGGCTGGAAGGAGGCGGCGGACAGGATTATCCAGGGCATGAGCGGTGCCATCGCGGCCGGTACCGTGACCTACGATCTGGCCAGGATCATGGAGGGGGCGACCAAGGTGACCTCCTCGGGTTTCGGGGATGCCGTCATTGATCACATGCAGGCGCAAGCATAGCCTCGCACAGGGGACTCGGGTTGACGCGGGGGTCACCCAGCCACCGCCCGCGTGCGCAGTCCGCGTTCCTGCGCGATACAGGTGGCGATCTCCTCGATGGAACGGGTTTCGGTATTCAGAAACGGTATCCCGTATTCGCGAAACAGGGCTTCCGCGGCGCGGATCTCGGAGCGGCACCGTGCCAGTGAGGCATAGCGGCTGTCGGGGCGCCGCTCGCTGCGGATGATGTGCAGTCGCTCCGGTTGCGTCGTCAGGCCGTAGAGCTTGGCGGCGTGTTCGCGAAGGACCTCGGGAAGGTCGCTAGAGCGCAGATCGTTCTCGGTCAGAGGATAATTCGCCGCCCGGACCCCGAACTGCAGGGCCAGGTAGATGCAGGTCGGGGTCTTGCCGGAACGGGATACCCCGGTGAGGATGATATCGGCGTGCCCGTACTGGCGCGTATAACTGCCGTCGTCGTGGAGCAGCGTGAAGTTCATCGCCTTGATTCGCGAGTCGTATCTGCCGCGATTCGAAAAGCGGTGAGAAGGGCCCTCCCGATGAATGGGCTGGATCCCCAGCGCCTCGGACAGGGGGGGCAGGAAGCTTTCGAACAGGTCGAGCACGATCGCTCCCTCGTATTGCAGGAAGATTTCGCGAATCTCGGGATCGGCCAGGGAGGCGATCACCAGCGGCAGCCCGGAGGATTCCCCGGCGATCTGCCGGATCTGCTCGATCGTTGCGGTGGCCTTCTGCGAAGTGTCGATATAGGGCACGGTGATTTCTCTGAACGCCACGTCCGGGAACTGGGCGAGCAGGCTTTGTCCCATGGTTTCCGCGGTGATCGCCGTTCGGTTTGAA
This DNA window, taken from Gammaproteobacteria bacterium, encodes the following:
- a CDS encoding kinase/pyrophosphorylase encodes the protein MQAVFYISNRTAITAETMGQSLLAQFPDVAFREITVPYIDTSQKATATIEQIRQIAGESSGLPLVIASLADPEIREIFLQYEGAIVLDLFESFLPPLSEALGIQPIHREGPSHRFSNRGRYDSRIKAMNFTLLHDDGSYTRQYGHADIILTGVSRSGKTPTCIYLALQFGVRAANYPLTENDLRSSDLPEVLREHAAKLYGLTTQPERLHIIRSERRPDSRYASLARCRSEIRAAEALFREYGIPFLNTETRSIEEIATCIAQERGLRTRAVAG
- the icd gene encoding NADP-dependent isocitrate dehydrogenase encodes the protein MSPNSYLHVKRPQEGEQITVYADQSLSIPDTPIIPYIEGDGIGSDITPVMRNVVDAAVTAAYGGGRSIMWMEVYAGEKAVEVYGPDEWLPEETLEAMQEFVVSIKGPLTTPVGGGMRSLNVSIRQVMDLYACVRPIHYFPGTPTPLKDASNTEMVIFRENTEDIYAGIEWPAESDGARKVIDFLQGEMGVTQIRFPDTSGIGVKPVSRDGTRRLVHKALTYAIDNDRDSVTLVHKGNIMKYTEGAFRSWGYELARESFGAEVIDGGPWCRMKNPKTGKEVVIKDMIADNFLQQILLKPELYDVIATMNLNGDYLSDALAAQVGGIGMAPGANMADSVAVFEATHGTAPKYTGQNRVNPGSIILSAEMMLRYMGWKEAADRIIQGMSGAIAAGTVTYDLARIMEGATKVTSSGFGDAVIDHMQAQA
- a CDS encoding MBL fold metallo-hydrolase produces the protein MRPLFIDLDHGVVCVDSGYQRPGLAAVYLVIEGGRAAVIDTGTANSTPNVLHSLEHHGVSPESVDYVMPTHVHLDHAGGSGILAGTFANASIVVHPRGVRHLVDPTRLIESATAVYGESEFERLFGMLTPVPEDRITVAEDGMVLDLNGRGLRILDTPGHARHHYSVYDERSRGFFTGDTFGLSYPEVEGGETAFVFPTTTPVQFDPTAWDRTLDRFLTFPAERMYLTHFGRVEEVGRLVEDLRRRIGDHAEIARSAREAHDRHQRILNDLKDYLVSELRDCDSATNPERALSVYGMDLELNAQGLDVWLDRPR
- a CDS encoding rhodanese-like domain-containing protein, giving the protein MTDSPLKALTPQQAWQMMQDDPRTLMIDIRSSMEFLFVGHPVGAVHIPWIDEPEWMVNPHFVAEVRKLLLGGAVCDVDEGCAPIILICRSGKRSKEAGKALFSDKLTNVYHVEEGFEGDLDEHHHRGTSGGWRFRGLPWEQC
- the cysC gene encoding adenylyl-sulfate kinase — translated: MVQKSSNTVWHDASVSREMRERQNGHKAVILWFTGLSGAGKSTLAHAVEERLHNLHSRTIVLDGDNVRHGLCGDLTFSEDDRKENIRRIGEMVKLFLDAGVISLTAFISPFRADRQRVRDLAPEGDFIEIYCHASLDVCESRDVKGLYKKARAGEIKDFTGISSPYEIPENAEIVVDTGSEPLEECVDQVIEYLQLRGDLPKLRGHGVRMKVA